In Monomorium pharaonis isolate MP-MQ-018 chromosome 3, ASM1337386v2, whole genome shotgun sequence, a genomic segment contains:
- the LOC105839235 gene encoding eukaryotic translation initiation factor 3 subunit F: MALNLTVKVHPVVLFQVVDAYERRKAESLRVIGTLLGTVEKGIVEVTNCFCVPHKESESQVEADLTYGMDLYDLNHRVNAQENIVGWWATGNEVTTHSSVIHEYYVRECNNPVHLTVDTTLTNTTRMAIKAYVCVPLGVPNGKQGSMFTPVKVQIACYEPEVVGLQLCSKTQLPSHIQASGIKSTGGIEPMMDLAQVSEACSKLSLMLEQVLAYVDDVLAGKQLPDNQVGRALLDMVHSVPKMTSDQFDEMFNSNVKDLLMVVALSQLIKTQLQLNEKLTLLTTL, encoded by the exons ATGGCGCTTAACCTTACTGTCAAAGTGCATCCCGTGGTTTTATTTCAAGTCGTGGATGCATACGAACGACGAAAAGCGGAATCGTTGCGCGTTATCGGCACTTTACTAG GTACTGTGGAAAAGGGTATTGTTGAGGTAACCAACTGTTTTTGTGTCCCGCACAAGGAATCAGAAAGCCAGGTGGAGGCTGATCTTACTTATGGAATGGATCTGTACGACCTGAACCATCGTGTCAATGCACAAGAGAATATTGTCGGTTGGTGGGCTACTGGCAACGAG GTTACCACACATTCATCTGTTATTCACGAATACTACGTGCGAGAGTGCAATAACCCAGTGCACTTGACCGTTGATACTACACTGACAAACACAACGAGGATGGCAATTAAAGCTTACGTTTGTGTTCCACTGGGAGTACCTAATGGCAAGCAGGGATCCATGTTTACTCCGGTCAAAGTTCAG ATTGCATGCTATGAGCCAGAAGTAGTAGGACTGCAGCTATGTTCAAAGACTCAATTGCCATCTCACATACAAGCATCTGGAATTAAATCTACTGGAGGGATAGAACCTATGATGGATCTTGCGCAAGTCTCAGAAGCTTGCTCTAAGCTCTCTTTAATGCTGGAACAAGTGTTGGCATATGTTGATGATGTTTTAGCAGGAAAGCAACTGCCAGATAATCAA GTGGGCAGAGCTCTTTTGGATATGGTACATTCTGTACCGAAAATGACGAGCGACCAATTTGACGAAATGTTTAACAGTAATGTTAAGGATCTTTTGATGGTTGTTGCGTTATCTCAATTGATAAAAACGCAGTTGCAGCTCAACGAAAAGCTTACTTTACTCACTACTCTATGA
- the LOC105839234 gene encoding actin-related protein 10, translated as MLRGYEGMRYISDKQMVVFDIGSAYTKFGYAGEVSPRGIIRTEVRCSESKRIRKIIDYKDTEDLYQLLVDFLHLLFFKYVVISPKDARILLLESPLAVTSFRDTLAKVMFKHFEVGSILFLPSHLAVISTLGINTALVLDVGYQEATLIPVFGGIPILKAWQALSLGGQIIHENLKKYFQDTASNLDLSEKMLEDIKVRTCFVTTLERSAKLGTEIAPISPPDVVYPGVKRILIPGEIREKAFEVLWERDNDNLSLPTMILDAIIKCPLDTRRVLAENIILVGGTTMTKGFASRLKSELLALIESDLYKTKLKVELFKFHTAPSKPNYTAWLGGAIFGTTDLPLRCLSKEVYLKTNRVPDWSNLIDNQKDETSYEI; from the exons ATGCTTCGCGGATACGAGGGTATGAGATATATTTCGGATAAACAAATGGTAGTGTTTGACATTGGTAGCGCGTACACAAA GTTTGGCTATGCTGGAGAAGTGTCTCCACGTGGTATCATTCGAACAGAAGTAAGATGCTCAGAATCAAAGAGAATACGCAAAATCATTGATTATAAGGATACTGAGGATCTCTATCAGCTGCTTGTAGACTTTCTccatttattgttttttaa GTATGTTGTAATAAGTCCAAAAGATGCAAGGATATTGCTTTTGGAATCTCCATTGGCAGTGACGTCATTCAGAGATACCCTTGCGAAAGTAATGTTCAAGCACTTTGAAGTTGGTTCTATACTATTTCTGCCAAGTCACTTGGCAGTTATCAGTACTCTTGGTATCAACACAGCCTTGGTATTGGATGTTGGATATCAAGAAGCAACTCTGATTCCAGTTTTTGGAGGAATACCAATACTTAAAGCCTGGCAAGCTTTATCTTTAGGTGGACAGATTATACATGA gaatttaaaaaaatactttcaagACACAGCAAGTAATCTAGACTTGTCAGAGAAGATGCTGGAGGATATCAAAGTAAGAACGTGTTTTGTAACTACATTAGAAAGATCTGCAAAGCTAGGAACTGAAATTGCTCCAATTTCACCTCCTGATGTTGTGTATCCTGGTGTTAAAAGAATCTTAATACCTGGAGAAATTAGAGAAAAGGCATTCGAAGTATTATGGGAACGAGATAACGACAATCTTTCTTTGCCTACTATGATACTTGACGCTATTATTAAG tGCCCATTGGATACAAGGCGAGTATTGGCCGAAAATATTATCCTCGTCGGAGGAACTACCATGACGAAAGGCTTCGCAAGTCGTTTGAAGTCGGAATTATTGGCCCTGATCGAAAGCGATCTGTATAAAACCAAATTAAAGGTGGAATTGTTTAAATTCCACACAGCACCTAGTAAACCAAATTACACGGCATGGTTAGGTGGTGCTATTTTTGGTACAACAGACTTACCATTACGATGTTTGTCAAAggaagtatatttaaaaacaaatagagTTCCAGATTGGTCCAATCTTATAGATAATCAAAAGGATGAAACTTCTTACGAAATATGA
- the LOC105839232 gene encoding OTU domain-containing protein 5-B isoform X1 gives MTILSKKKANASKDRTREGGAGPEVDVHHGVVQNEHSSGNIALPNSPYQVRGASGFAVDLHGVQSDHGSHSGSLVLTGNSYETNDRRDDKHFEDGSGPSHGKRHRQRVSPHSCIRPSRVKRERERDRGRERERERERERQATPPAASCNGSQVTDTSVNGRVSIVGNASNLEDELANGYNSGDEYTGATENDVSLAEWQDKDRWFEKRLKKKGLVLKKMAEDGACLFRAVADQVYGDQEMHGIVRKHCMDYIASNQEFFSHFVAEDFSTYVDRKRQEYVHGNHIEMQAMSEMYNRSIQLYCYSTEPINIFHTMVESDNEPIRLSYQRNSHYNSIVDPFKATIGVGLGLPSYNPGAADRALISDAVRQSEELHIEQTMLEDKIKATDWEATNEAIEEQVARESYLQWLRDNEMRKARSASSSSTSTVTSAQHNHSHFHSHGGRGQQRSHTSSPTTTQTSQDNLRNSPKVNDAVRYSKRSPQHQSTQGSSISHLPSDFEAKMMPQEPVPGSSKEANASPDISLFNRLPPEVFGLTDWEDSQILSQVLATSQQEYLDSLKQSRVSASAGNDSANTIESSNSSINNS, from the exons ATGACGATCTTATCGAAGAAGAAGGCGAATGCGTCGAAGGACAGGACGCGCGAGGGAGGCGCCGGACCCGAGGTCGACGTCCATCACGGGGTAGTGCAGAACGAGCACAGTTCCGGCAACATCGCCCTCCCGAACAGTCCTTATCAG GTACGGGGCGCCAGCGGTTTCGCCGTCGATCTACATGGCGTCCAAAGCGATCATGGATCCCACAGCGGTTCCCTCGTGCTGACTGGCAACTCGTACGAG aCAAATGATCGCCGCGACGACAAACACTTTGAAGATGGCAGTGGCCCGAGTCATGGTAAACGTCACAGACAGAGAGTTAGTCCCCACAG cTGTATTAGACCTTCGCGCGTGAAGCGCGAACGGGAAAGGGATAGAGgtagagaaagggagagagagagagaacgtgaAAGGCAGGCTACTCCACCTGCTGCTTCTTGTAACGGTTCGCAAG TCACGGATACTAGTGTAAATGGGAGAGTAAGCATTGTCGGGAATGCCTCAAATTTGGAAGACGAACTGGCAAATGGCTACAACAGCGGAGACGAATATACAGGAGCTACAGAGAATGATGTCTCGTTAGCCGAATGGCAAGAT AAAGATAGATGGTTCGAGAAACGCCTCAAGAAGAAAGGACTTGTATTGAAGAAAATGGCAGAGGATGGAGCTTGCTTGTTTAGAGCAGTAGCAGATCAGGTCTATGGTGATCAAGAGATGCATGGAATAGTGCGAAAGCACTGCATGGATTATATT GCTTCTAATCAAGAATTTTTCTCGCATTTTGTTGCGGAGGATTTCAGCACGTATGTGGACAGGAAGAGGCAAGAGTACGTGCATGGAAATCATATAGAAATGCAAGCTATGTCAGAAATGTACAATCGTagtattcaattatattgttatagcACTG aacctatcaatatttttcatactaTGGTGGAAAGCGATAATGAACCAATTAGGCTGTCATATCAGCGTAATAGTCATTACAACAGTATAGTTGACCCATTTAAAGCTACGATAGGCGTCGGTCTTGGTTTACCATCATATAATCCTGGTGCTGCCGATCGCGCTCTGATATCCGATGCTGTTCGTCAAAGTGAGGAGTTGCATATTGAACAG ACAATGCTGGAGGATAAGATAAAAGCTACTGATTGGGAGGCAACTAATGAAGCCATCGAGGAACAAGTAGCTCGGGAAAGTTATTTACAATGGTTGCGTGATAATGAGATGCGTAAGGca CGTTCAGCCAGTAGTAGCAGTACGAGCACAGTTACAAGCGCGCAGCATAATCATTCACACTTTCATTCACATGGAGGTCGTGGACAACAGCGTAGCCATACCTCTTCTCCGACTACGACGCAAACTAGCCAAGATAATTTACGTAATTCTCCAAAG GTTAATGATGCGGTACGATACAGCAAAAGATCGCCACAACATCAATCGACTCAAGGGTCAAGCATATCCCATCTACCATCGGATTTCGAGGCGAAAATGATGCCACAAGAACCTGTGCCTGGAAGTAGCAAAGAGGCAAATGCGTCTCCTGATATTTCATTGTTTAATCGCCTTCCTCCCGAAGTATTTg GTCTGACGGATTGGGAAGATAGCCAAATACTTTCACAAGTGCTGGCAACATCACAACAAGAATATTTGGATAGCCTGAAGCAGTCACGCGTGTCCGCGTCCGCCGGAAACGATAGCGCGAATACGATAGAGTCTAGTAACAGTTCTATTAACAATTCTTGA
- the LOC105839232 gene encoding OTU domain-containing protein 5 isoform X2: MNDINIYLSKVNYKIYYDAHTVLTTNDRRDDKHFEDGSGPSHGKRHRQRVSPHSCIRPSRVKRERERDRGRERERERERERQATPPAASCNGSQVTDTSVNGRVSIVGNASNLEDELANGYNSGDEYTGATENDVSLAEWQDKDRWFEKRLKKKGLVLKKMAEDGACLFRAVADQVYGDQEMHGIVRKHCMDYIASNQEFFSHFVAEDFSTYVDRKRQEYVHGNHIEMQAMSEMYNRSIQLYCYSTEPINIFHTMVESDNEPIRLSYQRNSHYNSIVDPFKATIGVGLGLPSYNPGAADRALISDAVRQSEELHIEQTMLEDKIKATDWEATNEAIEEQVARESYLQWLRDNEMRKARSASSSSTSTVTSAQHNHSHFHSHGGRGQQRSHTSSPTTTQTSQDNLRNSPKVNDAVRYSKRSPQHQSTQGSSISHLPSDFEAKMMPQEPVPGSSKEANASPDISLFNRLPPEVFGLTDWEDSQILSQVLATSQQEYLDSLKQSRVSASAGNDSANTIESSNSSINNS, translated from the exons ATgaacgatataaatatttacttgagTAAAGTAAACTACAAGATATATTATGATGCACACACTGTACTCACA aCAAATGATCGCCGCGACGACAAACACTTTGAAGATGGCAGTGGCCCGAGTCATGGTAAACGTCACAGACAGAGAGTTAGTCCCCACAG cTGTATTAGACCTTCGCGCGTGAAGCGCGAACGGGAAAGGGATAGAGgtagagaaagggagagagagagagaacgtgaAAGGCAGGCTACTCCACCTGCTGCTTCTTGTAACGGTTCGCAAG TCACGGATACTAGTGTAAATGGGAGAGTAAGCATTGTCGGGAATGCCTCAAATTTGGAAGACGAACTGGCAAATGGCTACAACAGCGGAGACGAATATACAGGAGCTACAGAGAATGATGTCTCGTTAGCCGAATGGCAAGAT AAAGATAGATGGTTCGAGAAACGCCTCAAGAAGAAAGGACTTGTATTGAAGAAAATGGCAGAGGATGGAGCTTGCTTGTTTAGAGCAGTAGCAGATCAGGTCTATGGTGATCAAGAGATGCATGGAATAGTGCGAAAGCACTGCATGGATTATATT GCTTCTAATCAAGAATTTTTCTCGCATTTTGTTGCGGAGGATTTCAGCACGTATGTGGACAGGAAGAGGCAAGAGTACGTGCATGGAAATCATATAGAAATGCAAGCTATGTCAGAAATGTACAATCGTagtattcaattatattgttatagcACTG aacctatcaatatttttcatactaTGGTGGAAAGCGATAATGAACCAATTAGGCTGTCATATCAGCGTAATAGTCATTACAACAGTATAGTTGACCCATTTAAAGCTACGATAGGCGTCGGTCTTGGTTTACCATCATATAATCCTGGTGCTGCCGATCGCGCTCTGATATCCGATGCTGTTCGTCAAAGTGAGGAGTTGCATATTGAACAG ACAATGCTGGAGGATAAGATAAAAGCTACTGATTGGGAGGCAACTAATGAAGCCATCGAGGAACAAGTAGCTCGGGAAAGTTATTTACAATGGTTGCGTGATAATGAGATGCGTAAGGca CGTTCAGCCAGTAGTAGCAGTACGAGCACAGTTACAAGCGCGCAGCATAATCATTCACACTTTCATTCACATGGAGGTCGTGGACAACAGCGTAGCCATACCTCTTCTCCGACTACGACGCAAACTAGCCAAGATAATTTACGTAATTCTCCAAAG GTTAATGATGCGGTACGATACAGCAAAAGATCGCCACAACATCAATCGACTCAAGGGTCAAGCATATCCCATCTACCATCGGATTTCGAGGCGAAAATGATGCCACAAGAACCTGTGCCTGGAAGTAGCAAAGAGGCAAATGCGTCTCCTGATATTTCATTGTTTAATCGCCTTCCTCCCGAAGTATTTg GTCTGACGGATTGGGAAGATAGCCAAATACTTTCACAAGTGCTGGCAACATCACAACAAGAATATTTGGATAGCCTGAAGCAGTCACGCGTGTCCGCGTCCGCCGGAAACGATAGCGCGAATACGATAGAGTCTAGTAACAGTTCTATTAACAATTCTTGA
- the LOC105839231 gene encoding serine/threonine-protein kinase Nek5 produces the protein MDMHIDDYTFESILGKGTFGTVYLVRRKKDCKPFVIKAQNLNHAVNHSPSERTLGEIRCLQKLRHPNIVFYYGAWKKNNYSYILLEYATRCTLKDLLEKREVPLTEEDALYLFSQVILGVHHIHWNKILHRDLKPENIMLTGSRGDIVKIGDFGLSKNIQEDLIICHAGSYYYMAPEVLSIQPYELKSDIWSMGVILYEMVTKRFPFPATSLAEITKLVHNDPPQPLPRRMSASIVNLISKMLRKTSLRRPRTDQLVLCPFLVPYIIRVYLNLGRDINLAERERKSFGSHVFLKFLNPPKL, from the exons ATGGATATGCATATAGATGACTACACATTTGAAAGCATACTTGGAAAGGGAACATTTGG aaCTGTGTATTTGGTAAGAAGGAAGAAAGACTGCAAACCATTTGTTATAAAAGcgcaaaatttaaatcatgCAGTAAATCATTCGCCTTCTGAg AGGACGCTAGGAGAGATACGATGCCTGCAAAAATTGAGACATCCAAATATAGTGTTTTATTATGGagcatggaaaaaaaataattacagctATATTCTTTTGGAATATGCGACTCGATGTACACTCAAGGATTTGCTAGAAAAACGTGAAGTACCACTTACGGAAgag gatGCGCTGTATCTGTTTTCACAAGTTATTTTGGGAGTACATCATATTCACTGGAACAAAATTCTTCACCGAGACTTAAAACCAGAAAATATCATGTTGACTGGTAGTCGTGGGGACATCGTTAAGATTGGTGACTTTGGTCtctcaaaaaatattcaaga AGACTTGATAATTTGTCACGCAggatcttattattatatggcTCCAGAAGTGTTGAGTATACAGCCATATGAACTTAAGAGTGATATATGGAGCATGGGTGTTATACTATATGAAATGGTTACGAAGAGATTTCCTTTCCCGGCCAcg AGTTTAGcggaaattacaaaattagtGCACAACGACCCGCCACAACCTTTACCGCGACGGATGTCAGCATCTATTGTGAATCTGATATCAAAGATGTTAAGAAAGACCAGTTTGCGTCGACCCCGCACCGATCAGCTCGTACTTTGTCCCTTTCTTGTGCCTTACATCATTCGAGTCTATCTGAATCTTGGACGTGACATTAATCTCGCTGAACGAGAACGTAAGAGCTTTGGATCacatgttttcttaaaatttctaaatccGCCAAAACTTTGA